A window of Cydia splendana unplaced genomic scaffold, ilCydSple1.2 scaffold_63_ctg1, whole genome shotgun sequence contains these coding sequences:
- the LOC134805792 gene encoding uncharacterized protein LOC134805792, with protein sequence MKKTVDGRYEVRIPMKPNFQEKLGDSKTKAIAQFKHMEKKFQKQNKLAEAYKAFMKKYSDLGHMKPAVSNNKVECYYPHHIVERAESLSTKYRVVYNASNKTSTGYSLNDLMYRGPNLQKDLQTLLLKWRQYEFVFCADLEKMFRQILVHEDDQPLQKIIWRDEHGTLQSFQRTTVTYGTKSASFLAMMTLKKLERDERENYPEASKVLEESFYLDE encoded by the coding sequence ATGAAGAAAACAGTGGACGGCAGATACGAAGTGCGTATTCCCATGAAACCAAACTTTCAAGAAAAGTTAGGCGACTCTAAAACAAAAGCGATAGCTCAATTCAAGCACATGGAAAAGAAGTTCCAGAAGCAAAACAAACTAGCTGAAGCATACAAAGCCTTCATGAAAAAATACAGCGACTTAGGACATATGAAACCTGCCGTAAGCAACAACAAGGTGGAGTGCTACTATCCTCATCACATTGTGGAACGCGCAGAATCACTTTCTACCAAGTATAGAGTCGTGTATAATGCTTCCAACAAAACATCAACAGGATACTCACTAAACGACTTAATGTACAGGGGcccaaatttacaaaaagatttACAAACACTATTACTAAAATGGAGGCAGTACGAGTTTGTGTTCTGCGCCGACCTAGAAAAAATGTTCCGTCAGATCCTAGTGCATGAAGACGACCAACCGCTTCAAAAAATCATCTGGAGAGACGAGCACGGGACATTACAATCATTTCAGCGTACAACAGTTACATACGGGACAAAAAGTGCAAGCTTTTTAGCCATGATGACGCTAAAGAAGCTAGAACGTGACGAACGGGAAAACTACCCAGAAGCGTCGAAAGTTTTGGAAGAATCATTCTACTTGGATGAGTGA